CTGCGCGATTACCATTGCGGTCGGGCTATAGAGGAGAGCCATGAACCCGAGCGGGCCGCTCCTCGATAACAGGAGATAGAGAAAAAGACCGACCACTACGGGCGGAAGCCCCATAAAAGTGTTGAGAATGGTTACCAGAAACCGCCTGCCGGGAAATTCCGTCAGTCCAAGTATTGCCCCTGCAGGAATCCCGATCATTGCTGAGATGAGGAGGGCGGTTCCCGACACGCGAAGGGACAGGAATATGATATCCAGGAGCTCTCTGTCAAGGTTCAGTATCAGAAAGAGCGCTCTGAAAAAACCATCAGTAATCGTATCCATGTCGATAGTTTTCCGGATATTCCCAGGTCAGATCAATGCCTATTTCGCATTCGGAATAAAGAGCTGATTGCCCAGCTTGTCCCTGAAGGAACCGATTGCCTGCTGCCCTTCCGGAGATATCAGCCAGGTGATGAATTCCATGGCCTCCCTGTGCCTCACATGGGTGTGCGTGTGAGGGTTTACCGCCATGACACCGTACTGATTGAACAGCATGGGATCACCTTCGAGCAGGATGGTCATGTCGAGCCTGTCTTTTTCCCTGGTTGCAAGCCATGTTCCCCTGTCGGTGAGCGTGTAGGCTCTTTTCTCATTTGCGATGCGCTGGGTCTTCTCCATTCCCTGGCCGACTTCAAGATACCATTTCTGTCCCTTCGGATCAATCTGCGCTTTTTTCCAGATCGAAAGTTCTTTGGTATGCGTGCCGGAGTTATCTCCCCTTGAGACAAAGGCATTGCCGCTTCCGGCTATTTTGCCGAAGCCTACTGCGACTGATTTTATCCCTCTGATCTGTGCGGGATCATCAGGTGGTCCGATGACCACAAAATCGTTATACATGACATCATGACGGTTGACAAAGAAGCCTTCCTCGACCGCCTTCAGTTCCTGCTCCTTCGCATGGACAAATGCCACATCTGCGTCTCCCCGTTTCCCCATCTCTATCGCCGCACCGGTGCCCCGTGCGACGATTTTGACCTTTATGCCCGTCTTTTTCTCAAATAGTGGCAGGATATACCCGAACAGACCTGAATTTTCAGTGCTCGTGGTGGACGCACAGATGATCTCCTTTTCCGCAGAGGCATTTCCCGGAAAGATAAAAAAAGCCGCCAAAATTAAAAACAAAAGACTTTTCCGCAATCTCATGGAATACCACCTCTTATGAATAAAGCTATTCCCCGGCGATATTATACCGGCAATTAGTCATCCCTGTAAAACCGATGATATAAATCATTCCAGTTAGTCGCTAAAGGAGACATGTATCCCGATAGGTTATTGTCATTACAAGGAATCTCTCTGTTTCGCAATTTTCGATTAGCGTAGCGAAATAGTCCGGAAATCTGGTTGAAAAGGTGAGCTGCTCAGCATTTCTTCCCGTCTACCCCGCAGTTGCTGTTTGGATTCCATACAAAACGCTTCTCACGTGGCGCCACAGTTCGTCCCTGCCTTCCCCGGTCGTGCTCGAATGGATGAGCGACGGCACATGCGGGGGGAGCATCAGCCCCCTGCGGATCGCGGCAATGTGGGCCGGTCGCCTGCCACGGCTGATCTTATCCGCCTTTGTCCCGACGACGACATACGGGATATCCAGCCCCCTCAGCCATTCCGAGGCGTGTATGTCGTTCCTCATGGGCTCATGCCGCAGGTCGATCAGATGCACAACAAGGGCAAGGCTGTCCCGTTCCTGCAGATAACCGGTGATGAATTTTCCCCACTCCCTTTGTTTCCCCTTTGATTTCGCTGCATACCCGTACCCGGGAAGATCCACCAGATACAACTCCTCGTTGATCGCAAAAAAGTTGATCGTCTGTGTTTTTCCGGGCAAGGAACTTGTCCGGGCCAGCGCGCGCCGCGCACATAATGAATTGATCAGGGATGATTTCCCCACGTTGGAACGGCCGACTATCGCGATCTCAGGGTACCCGGCACTGGGGTACTGCTTCGGTCTGACCGCGCTGATCACACATTTCGCCGAGAGTATTTTCATTGTTATTCCTTGTCGGGTGTCTGCACCACGAGATTAAATATTGTACCACGGTCTGCAGGCGGCCAAGGAGTCATTCCGACGGCTGTGAGTGAGCCCAGAGTATTCATGAAGCGTGGAACAGCAGATGAGATGCAGTATCATCGCTCATTCTCGGTCTGCGTTGCAGACCTCCGAGGTACAGAGCGTTCTTCGCTTTAAAGCATTGAATACTCCGTAAATCCGCGCTGATACTGTATCTCATCTGTATTGAGGAATTTATTTTATGAATAATAGAGGTTAGGATATGTATTTTCACATCTTGGCAGCCCGTCGCGGAAAGGGGGATTAGCTTGTTTTCTCTTCCCCGCAGGGAGAGGGCAAGGGGGAGGGAGTATTGAAAGGATTTCTCACAGTTAGAAACGTTTTTGCTCTATCAGAATATCCCGTGTGATTCTTTGCATAACAAATAATCACACGCTCGGATTCTTCAATCAAGAAGGACTATCTTTTGATCACTTTAAGGCTTATTTCTTGCTCCCTAAACTAAACTCCCGTTGAGTTTTCCTTGAAGAGCAACCTTTCACATAGGAATACGCATTTCAAAAAATTCCTCACTATGTCGATTGCTTATTCAAGTCAATGCCTTGAAACCTTGAGAAAGAGGCGAAGCGCCTCCCACTTGGTAGTTGTGGGTCACTGAAAATGGAGAATTACATAAGAAAGCTTTCAACGCAAACACTATCCCCTTCTCCCTAGTATACCGTCATTTTTGAATTACATTGACTAACCTGTAAGGACATGCTATTGTATATATGAGATTTTAGGGGTTTTTGCGTTCACAGAAGGCCACAAAGACTTTTAGCTTTGTGGCCTTTTTTATTGGGTCCTTCTGAGATTTTAGTTCATAGAAAAGGAGGTAAGCAAAATGACACAAGGAACTGTGAAGTGGTTCAACGATAGCAAAGGTTTTGGCTTTATTACTGCTGAAGACAATATTGACGTTTTTGTTCACCATACGTCTATTCAGGGCAGTGGTTTTAAAAGCCTTGCCGAAGGTGACAATGTCAGCTTTGATACTGAAAAAGGCCCGAAAGGCCCCAAAGCGATCAATGTGGTTAAGCGCTAATTAATTGGGCAAGGCTCCCTCCGGTGGAGGGGGCCTTCTCCTTTGAGAGGAATGAGAGGAACATGAATAATAATAAGCATGCAGCAATGATGGAGAGGAAGCAGGAGATGATGCAGCAGAAACGTGACGCAGGCTCCATAGCGACACACTTCCCTGAGGTTGCAAGCATCGACATGAATATGACTTATACCCAGGAGGGGACAAGATCGATACTCCGGACTTTTCATTTCACTCCCGGCAGCTATGCTTTTTTCATGGTAAACTGCTTAAGAAAAGACTGTGTTGATGGTGGTTTTGATCTCACAAAGGTTATCAATGCAATGATTAAAAGTCGTAAAGTGCAGACAAAAGGAGCACTCACCTGTAAGGGCACTGATTCGTCTACCAACCACTCAGATATTATGTATGAAGTTGCCATACAATATACGTAAATCACTCTAACTTTTAATCTTGTGAATTTATCAGACAGCAGTATCTCACACGCAGATTCAGCTCCCTGCGTGGTTTTGAGCGTATTCATTCCTAAATTTGTCGTTTCAGAAATGACCTTCTCCTGAGTGCTCTGCGACAAAGTATCCAAGCAGATTGAAAAGGCCAGAGGTTTTATAAACAAAAAAGGAGATTAGATGCGGCAATACGAACCTGATGGTAAAATTCGCTATTTGACTCTTGTATCCGAATTTCTCAGGGATTTCAGAGAACTTCATTCCCAATTAGACATTTTTGACCGATTTGGCAAAGATTGTTTGACGGATATAACAGATATCCCTCAGACTGGAACCATGGTCATGAGTGCATCCTGGCCCGAGGGTTCTGAAAAAAAGGTATTTCAATTTAAAGAATCTGAGAAAAGGTGGGGCATTGTCGATCTCATCTTCTATAAAGGAAGACTTGTGAATTTTCGCGCTCAGATATTTTTTCAAGGATGGTTTGCAAAATCGAAAGCGGTTAAGTTCAATTCACTTAAACTGCGTCCTTTAATAAAAGAAAGCTTCGAAAGGGGAAATGTTCACCATGATTTCTCGAATGATACTTGTTCGTGTTATGATGGTCATGGGTTAAAAATAACCTTTTGTTACGAACCTAAAACAACAAGCATTGCAACTACGATTGCCGAAGAAGCCTATGCATAAATCCTTAAGTTCATACGATTCTCAGTAGATTTCATGATGCAAAAGTGTTGGCAGAGCCTATATCTGGTCATTCTAAAATCTTAGTTTATAAACAAGGAGGGTAAGGAACAGGAAGCGTAGCATCTGAAGAAACGGTACATAAAACGCTTAAAATCAGGAGGTTTTATGGATAATTCATCTCACTATATCAAGATGTGTGAAAGTGCAAGAGTGATACAAAAGCAGTGGAAACCTGAATTTGGAGATTTTTTTATCTCGATGTCATTAGGCCTGACTTCACCATGTCAGCCAATTACAAGTGATCTTGAGAAAAAGATATCTTACTTAAAAACAATAAAGGCCGTCTGGCTCCCAAGGCAAGACCAGCTACAGGATATGGTAATCGATAAATATGCAACACCCTGGGATTTAGCTATTGCATTTAGTAATGTTTTGATGGGAGACAAGGCATCATACTTTGATAATTTTGATAGTATGGAAAAACTATGGCTTTCTTTTATAATGCTTGAAAAATATAAGAAGAAATGGATAGAAGCGAAGTGGGGTTAATATGAATGGTGTATTGAAAGAACTCTATACTTCTATGAAAGGGAAAAAGAACGTATTCAGTTTTCTGAGTGATGAAGATATAGAGAATTTGTCCGCTTTTTTTGAAAGCAAGCATATTCTGGCAGGTGAGACTCTCTGGAAAAGAGAGGATCCTTTCGATTATATAGCTATTATTGCTTCAGGAAAGGTGGAAATAAAAAAAAAGGCGGAGTTCGGGGGCATGAATGTGATTATGGGCAAATATAGCAGGGGGGCATTATGCATTCTTGATGACAGTCTCAGGAAAGTTACCGCGGTAGCACTTGAAGATGTCTCCCTCGCGATAATTACTCAGGAAAGCCTTGATAAACTGATCGCCACAAATCCCGGATTGGGAGCCAAGCTCCTGAAGGGTATGCTCCTTACCGTATCAGATCGTTTAAGAAAATCCTTTGATCGTATTGTAACGTTCTTCTGATCTGTTTTATTTCGTTGACTCACTGAATTATAGTGGATGTGTTTGCTCCTGCTTTATTAAGAGGTATACTATGAAAGGTGAAGAATGAACTGGTATCAATCAACTGTTAAGGAAATATTCGAGAAGCTTAGGGTGTCAGAGAGCGGGCTATCCGATTCAGAGATCAAAGAGCGCCTCCTGCAGTTCGGGCTGAACAAATTCATTGAAGAAGAGAAGACAAACAGACTGAAAATACTGATCCATCAGTTTACCAGTCCACTTATTTATATCCTGCTCATCGCCGGTGTGGTGACAATCTTTCTAAAGGAGTATATAGACTCAGGAGTAATCTTTGCTGTTGTAATACTGAATGCAATTATCGGATATATACAGGAGTACAAGGCAGAGGAGAGTGTCAGGGCCCTCAAGAAAATGGTTGTTCCAAAAGCTAAGGTTCTGCGGGAAGGAAAAGAGAAAGAAATCAACAGCGAAGATCTTGTGCCGGGGGATATTGTTTTACTTGCATCAGGAGTGAGGGTGCCTGCAGATCTCAGACTGTTTAAAACAATTGAACTGAGGGTTGAAGAAGCAATGCTGACCGGAGAGTCCCTGCCTGCTGAAAAAGTAACTTCCCCGATCAAAGAAGCAAACCTGACGCCCGGTGATCAGAAAAATATGGCATTTATGGGCACAATTGTCGTAAGTGGCAGGGCAAAAGGCGTTGTTGTTGAGACAGGGCATAGCACTGTCCTCGGACAGATTGCCACCGAAGTCAGGGAAGTGGTGGTGATAAAGACCCCGCTTCAAGATAAACTTATGCGGTTTGCAAAGTTAATAGGAATTCTTGTCATAGCTTTCTCAGCCTTGGTCTTTGGAGTAGGAATGTTGTTGGGAGGAAAGGCTTCCGAGATGTTTATGATTGCCGTAGCTACGGCAGTCTCAGCAATTCCCGAAGGGCTGCCGGTCGCGGTAACGATAACAATGGCCATAGGGGTTGCGAGAATGGCAAGGCGCAACGCCGTCATAAGAAAATTACCTGCGGTCGAGACACTCGGGAGCACAACCATTATAGGATCAGATAAGACGGGCACCCTCACAAAAAATGAAATGACCGTAAGGGTGGTGTACGATGGCGAAAAGGCATACAGAATAAGCGGAATCGGATATGAACCAAAGGGGGAAATCCTCTATCAACTTGAACCAGTCGATATCAAGGCATCTGCAAACCTGCTCATGGTCTTTAGGATAGGCATGCTCTGCAATGAATCCAGTATTTATGAGGAGCAAGGTGAGTTTAAGGTAGATGGTGATCCGACAGAAGGGGCATTAATCGTTTCTGCAATGAAAGCAGGTCTTAACCTTATAGAGGAAACGAGACACTATCCTCAAACAGCAATAATACCGTTTGAGTCTGAGCATGGGTATATGGCAACCCTTCACAGACACAGCGGAAAAAAGTTTATTTTTGTGAAAGGTGCTCCAGAAAAAATACTCGATATGTGCACTGAATGTGCAGTAAAGGATAAGATCGAGATAAAAGAAATACTGAATAAAGCCAACCTTTTTGCCAGAGAAGGCATGAGGGTCCTTGCCATGGCTTATAAGGAAGCACCTCATGATATTGATGAGATAACCCATCATGATATTGAGGGAAATCTTG
The window above is part of the Nitrospirota bacterium genome. Proteins encoded here:
- a CDS encoding substrate-binding domain-containing protein; protein product: MFLILAAFFIFPGNASAEKEIICASTTSTENSGLFGYILPLFEKKTGIKVKIVARGTGAAIEMGKRGDADVAFVHAKEQELKAVEEGFFVNRHDVMYNDFVVIGPPDDPAQIRGIKSVAVGFGKIAGSGNAFVSRGDNSGTHTKELSIWKKAQIDPKGQKWYLEVGQGMEKTQRIANEKRAYTLTDRGTWLATREKDRLDMTILLEGDPMLFNQYGVMAVNPHTHTHVRHREAMEFITWLISPEGQQAIGSFRDKLGNQLFIPNAK
- the yihA gene encoding ribosome biogenesis GTP-binding protein YihA/YsxC; protein product: MKILSAKCVISAVRPKQYPSAGYPEIAIVGRSNVGKSSLINSLCARRALARTSSLPGKTQTINFFAINEELYLVDLPGYGYAAKSKGKQREWGKFITGYLQERDSLALVVHLIDLRHEPMRNDIHASEWLRGLDIPYVVVGTKADKISRGRRPAHIAAIRRGLMLPPHVPSLIHSSTTGEGRDELWRHVRSVLYGIQTATAG
- a CDS encoding cold-shock protein, producing MTQGTVKWFNDSKGFGFITAEDNIDVFVHHTSIQGSGFKSLAEGDNVSFDTEKGPKGPKAINVVKR
- a CDS encoding cyclic nucleotide-binding domain-containing protein, with the translated sequence MNGVLKELYTSMKGKKNVFSFLSDEDIENLSAFFESKHILAGETLWKREDPFDYIAIIASGKVEIKKKAEFGGMNVIMGKYSRGALCILDDSLRKVTAVALEDVSLAIITQESLDKLIATNPGLGAKLLKGMLLTVSDRLRKSFDRIVTFF
- a CDS encoding HAD-IC family P-type ATPase — translated: MNWYQSTVKEIFEKLRVSESGLSDSEIKERLLQFGLNKFIEEEKTNRLKILIHQFTSPLIYILLIAGVVTIFLKEYIDSGVIFAVVILNAIIGYIQEYKAEESVRALKKMVVPKAKVLREGKEKEINSEDLVPGDIVLLASGVRVPADLRLFKTIELRVEEAMLTGESLPAEKVTSPIKEANLTPGDQKNMAFMGTIVVSGRAKGVVVETGHSTVLGQIATEVREVVVIKTPLQDKLMRFAKLIGILVIAFSALVFGVGMLLGGKASEMFMIAVATAVSAIPEGLPVAVTITMAIGVARMARRNAVIRKLPAVETLGSTTIIGSDKTGTLTKNEMTVRVVYDGEKAYRISGIGYEPKGEILYQLEPVDIKASANLLMVFRIGMLCNESSIYEEQGEFKVDGDPTEGALIVSAMKAGLNLIEETRHYPQTAIIPFESEHGYMATLHRHSGKKFIFVKGAPEKILDMCTECAVKDKIEIKEILNKANLFAREGMRVLAMAYKEAPHDIDEITHHDIEGNLVYVGLQGMIDPPRTDVMDAVKGCKKAGIKVVMITGDHAATASAIAKMLGISSEESGVMTGKEIEAMSDDELFNKVKDISVFARVSPQHKLRIVEQLIRYGEVVAVTGDGVNDAPALRAAHIGIAMGKSGTDVAKEASDMVLADDNFASIFAAVEEGRVVYDNIKKVTLFLISCGLGELIAIIGTIVMGYPIPYIPAQILWLNLVTNGLQDVALAFEPAERGVLNRSPRNPKEGILSSLMVQRTLLMGITLAAGTLFLFISNLNAGVPLERARTIALTTMVFFQFYQAFNCRSETRSIFKMSPISNPLLFISMIAAFLAQLSVIYVPAFQWVFRTVPITMNEWVQIFLVSTTVILVVEMDKWIRGRKPGR